From Oreochromis niloticus isolate F11D_XX linkage group LG14, O_niloticus_UMD_NMBU, whole genome shotgun sequence, one genomic window encodes:
- the LOC102083258 gene encoding lebercilin-like protein isoform X2, with protein MMQKAVAHEKQGEGMTCSSDTSRWSSPSGLYSSSDDPQYTSVCEDKADAIPSFQWQGSKRSRRLVFGNKAQGGSMQKTNPTTNCYMVSLPPIRSLETPKPSLKCVRELKNKVWSLQQELCESRTENKLLKNVQHRHMVALQYFQDSENSIAQIETKYKNEARALQHLLRETRTCRDNLARQLRSTEDKLLHTKETLQHLQLLIQDHNLLEREELTLRLAKASAELEEKDKKILDMEKNFELCQASFKRQIVTEQRKMKECREREMEKRNIYSHRFQNGSSNRGRENKMVQTDGLVLLPTGPASLLENEYSEPVQRLEQQESSVNWGRYSPAQESLAIKRLEREGPAHLSLKENHQDDAKISANCSEISSSDNSPEPLNEEDCIKEKEESEPTWALNGPESTVKYRFSDTCSDESPENENNGEALQVLEEKRQAQHKSTMAFTLERCLNRAAPKRKESRFPRIRNSYTFKQTTENLHCGRPAYSTEDLSPQGSSEVEILSRIPELHLPDEKTEGGGAHSS; from the exons ATGATGCAGAAGGCTGTTGCCCACGAGAAGCAGGGTGAAGGTATGACCTGCAGCTCTGACacctctaggtggtccagtcCCTCCGGGCTATACAGTAGCTCTGATGATCCACAATACACCTCTGTGTGTGAGGACAAAGCAGATGCCATCCCATCATTTCAGTGGCAAGGATCAAAGCGGTCTAGAAGACTTGTATTTG GTAATAAAGCCCAAGGGGGGAGCATGCAAAAGACAAACCCTACTACAAACTGCTATATGGTTAGCTTGCCTCCAATCAGGTCCCTGGAGACTCCAAAGCCAAGCTTGAAGTGCGTCAGGGAGCTTAAGAACAAGGTGTGGAGTCTGCAGCAGGAGCTGTGTGAGTCCAGGACGGAGAACAAACTCCTGAAGAACGTCCAGCATCGCCACATGGTGGCACTGCAGTACTTCCAAGACTCAGAGAACAGTATCGCACAG ATTGAAACCAAGTACAAAAACGAGGCCAGAGCTCTTCAGCATTTGCTCCGTGAGACCCGCACCTGCCGTGACAACCTAGCAAGGCAGCTGAGAAGCACAGAAGACAAACTGTTGCACACAAAGGAAACTCTCCAGCACCTGCAGCTGCTCATCCAGGATCACAACCTGCTGGAGCGGGAGGAGCTCACCCTGAGGCTGGCCAAGGCCTCTGCAGAGCTGGAGGAGAAGGACAAGAAGATACTG GACATGGAGAAGAATTTTGAGTTGTGCCAAGCTTCATTCAAGCGGCAAATAGTCACAGAGCAAAGAAAGATGAAAGAG TGCAGAGAGCGGGAAATGGAAAAACGTAACATTTACTCCCACCGATTCCAGAACGGCTCGAGCAATAGag GCAGGGAAAACAAGATGGTTCAAACAGATGGATTAGTCCTACTCCCCACTGGCCCTGCAAGTCTTTTGGAGAATGAATATTCAGAGCCTGTTCAGAGACTGGAGCAGCAGGAGAGCTCTGTGAACTGG GGTCGTTACAGTCCAGCGCAGGAGTCTTTGGCTATAAAACGTCTAGAGAGAGAGGGTCCTGCTCATTTGTCTTTAAAAGAGAATCACCAAGACGATGCAAAGATATCTGCAA ATTGCAGTGAGATCAGCAGTTCAGATAACAGTCCAGAGCCTCTAAATGAAGAAGATTGTATCAAAGAAAAGGAGGAATCAGAACCCACATGGGCGCTCAATGGACCTGAATCCACAGTAAAATATCGGTTTTCAGACACCTGTTCAGATGAGAGTCCAGAAAACGAAAATAATGGAGAAGCCCTACAGGTGCTGGAAGAGAAGCGACAAGCACAGCACAAAAGCACAATGGCCTTCACTTTAGAGAGGTGTCTGAATCGAGCAGCaccaaagagaaaagaaagcagaTTCCCCAGAATCAGAAACAGCTACACCTTCAAACAGACCACAGAGAACCTGCACTGTGGAAGACCAGCCTACAGCACTGAGGACTTGAGCCCACAGGGAAGCTCTGAGGTGGAGATCCTCAGTAGAATTCCTGAGCTTCATCTACCAGATGAGAAAACTGAGGGAGGTGGAGCACACAGCTCTTAG
- the LOC102083258 gene encoding lebercilin-like protein isoform X1: MMQKAVAHEKQGEGMTCSSDTSRWSSPSGLYSSSDDPQYTSVCEDKADAIPSFQWQGSKRSRRLVFGNKAQGGSMQKTNPTTNCYMVSLPPIRSLETPKPSLKCVRELKNKVWSLQQELCESRTENKLLKNVQHRHMVALQYFQDSENSIAQIETKYKNEARALQHLLRETRTCRDNLARQLRSTEDKLLHTKETLQHLQLLIQDHNLLEREELTLRLAKASAELEEKDKKILDMEKNFELCQASFKRQIVTEQRKMKEARKISMHLQEQVYQLTRELACREREMEKRNIYSHRFQNGSSNRGRENKMVQTDGLVLLPTGPASLLENEYSEPVQRLEQQESSVNWGRYSPAQESLAIKRLEREGPAHLSLKENHQDDAKISANCSEISSSDNSPEPLNEEDCIKEKEESEPTWALNGPESTVKYRFSDTCSDESPENENNGEALQVLEEKRQAQHKSTMAFTLERCLNRAAPKRKESRFPRIRNSYTFKQTTENLHCGRPAYSTEDLSPQGSSEVEILSRIPELHLPDEKTEGGGAHSS, translated from the exons ATGATGCAGAAGGCTGTTGCCCACGAGAAGCAGGGTGAAGGTATGACCTGCAGCTCTGACacctctaggtggtccagtcCCTCCGGGCTATACAGTAGCTCTGATGATCCACAATACACCTCTGTGTGTGAGGACAAAGCAGATGCCATCCCATCATTTCAGTGGCAAGGATCAAAGCGGTCTAGAAGACTTGTATTTG GTAATAAAGCCCAAGGGGGGAGCATGCAAAAGACAAACCCTACTACAAACTGCTATATGGTTAGCTTGCCTCCAATCAGGTCCCTGGAGACTCCAAAGCCAAGCTTGAAGTGCGTCAGGGAGCTTAAGAACAAGGTGTGGAGTCTGCAGCAGGAGCTGTGTGAGTCCAGGACGGAGAACAAACTCCTGAAGAACGTCCAGCATCGCCACATGGTGGCACTGCAGTACTTCCAAGACTCAGAGAACAGTATCGCACAG ATTGAAACCAAGTACAAAAACGAGGCCAGAGCTCTTCAGCATTTGCTCCGTGAGACCCGCACCTGCCGTGACAACCTAGCAAGGCAGCTGAGAAGCACAGAAGACAAACTGTTGCACACAAAGGAAACTCTCCAGCACCTGCAGCTGCTCATCCAGGATCACAACCTGCTGGAGCGGGAGGAGCTCACCCTGAGGCTGGCCAAGGCCTCTGCAGAGCTGGAGGAGAAGGACAAGAAGATACTG GACATGGAGAAGAATTTTGAGTTGTGCCAAGCTTCATTCAAGCGGCAAATAGTCACAGAGCAAAGAAAGATGAAAGAGGCGAGAAAAATATCCATGCACCTCCAAGAGCAAGTATATCAGCTCACCAGAGAACTTGCA TGCAGAGAGCGGGAAATGGAAAAACGTAACATTTACTCCCACCGATTCCAGAACGGCTCGAGCAATAGag GCAGGGAAAACAAGATGGTTCAAACAGATGGATTAGTCCTACTCCCCACTGGCCCTGCAAGTCTTTTGGAGAATGAATATTCAGAGCCTGTTCAGAGACTGGAGCAGCAGGAGAGCTCTGTGAACTGG GGTCGTTACAGTCCAGCGCAGGAGTCTTTGGCTATAAAACGTCTAGAGAGAGAGGGTCCTGCTCATTTGTCTTTAAAAGAGAATCACCAAGACGATGCAAAGATATCTGCAA ATTGCAGTGAGATCAGCAGTTCAGATAACAGTCCAGAGCCTCTAAATGAAGAAGATTGTATCAAAGAAAAGGAGGAATCAGAACCCACATGGGCGCTCAATGGACCTGAATCCACAGTAAAATATCGGTTTTCAGACACCTGTTCAGATGAGAGTCCAGAAAACGAAAATAATGGAGAAGCCCTACAGGTGCTGGAAGAGAAGCGACAAGCACAGCACAAAAGCACAATGGCCTTCACTTTAGAGAGGTGTCTGAATCGAGCAGCaccaaagagaaaagaaagcagaTTCCCCAGAATCAGAAACAGCTACACCTTCAAACAGACCACAGAGAACCTGCACTGTGGAAGACCAGCCTACAGCACTGAGGACTTGAGCCCACAGGGAAGCTCTGAGGTGGAGATCCTCAGTAGAATTCCTGAGCTTCATCTACCAGATGAGAAAACTGAGGGAGGTGGAGCACACAGCTCTTAG
- the get1 gene encoding guided entry of tail-anchored proteins factor 1: protein MAAGYAWFLVLGSVFLCNLMKILLPTISSFLSKMVQKDAEQESEMRAEIQEMKKEQSSISMMDEFARYARLERKINKTTDKLKTHVKSRTAQQAKMKWVVSIVFYILQAALMISLIWKYYSDPVTVVPSRWIAPVERLVAFPTGVAGGVGITCWLVVCNKVVTLALNAVS from the exons aTGGCGGCCGGCTATGCATGGTTCCTGGTGCTTGGCTCGGTTTTTCTCTGCAATCTTATGAAAATCCTTCTACCGACCATATCTTCCTTC CTCTCAAAGATGGTGCAGAAAGATGCTGAGCAGGAGAGTGAGATGAGGGCTGAAATCCAAGAGATGAAGAAGGAGCAGTCCTCCATTAGCATGATGGATGAGTTTGCTAGATATGCCAGACTGGAGCGCAAAATCAACAAGACAACAGACAAGCTGAAAACACATG TCAAATCAAGAACCGCTCAACAAGCCAAAATGAAGTGGGTTGTGAGCATTGTTTTTTACATACTGCAG gctGCGCTGATGATTTCATTGATATGGAAGTATTACTCTGATCCAGTGACTGTGGTACCAAGTAGATGGATTGCTCCTGTGGAGCGCCTCGTGGCTTTCCCAACAGGAGTGGCAG gtGGAGTAGGAATCACCTGCTGGTTGGTGGTTTGCAACAAAGTAGTTACTCTGGCTCTGAATGCTGTCAGCTAA